The following proteins come from a genomic window of Sesamum indicum cultivar Zhongzhi No. 13 linkage group LG10, S_indicum_v1.0, whole genome shotgun sequence:
- the LOC105172108 gene encoding probable peroxidase 26 — MDQREGWNVMAITLVVAVGLSLYVGRMQAAVTLPPESRPLKRQFYKKLNTCANVEAFVQHQVKLWWDKDKSIAPKLLKILYADCMINGCDASILLDGPHTEKKAIQDLSVDGFRLIDKIKTVVDDRCKGPVVSCADILNLAVRDALHLAGAPGAPSYPVYLGRRDGLGSNAAWVDLPSPSISSEGGLAYFRSKGLDAQDYVTLLGSHTIGKAHCSYIRNRLYNFNKTGKPDPTMSKSTLDKLRRQCPSSLKKGQEDPTVFLTDKYGPNYTFSNAYYSNVLSKDSVLRVDQQLLFNKNTSPKVLEYAGKFEEFRQGFALSMSRMGGLKVLTGKQGEIRRNCRFTNKNNPKIK, encoded by the exons ATGGATCAAAGAGAAGGGTGGAATGTGATGGCAATAACCCTAGTAGTGGCTGTAGGGCTGAGCCTGTACGTGGGGCGGATGCAGGCGGCGGTGACGCTGCCGCCGGAGTCCCGGCCGTTGAAGCGCCAATTCTACAAGAAGCTGAACACTTGTGCTAATGTGGAAGCCTTTGTGCAACATCAAGTCAAGTTATGGTGGGATAAGGACAAGAGCATCGCACCCAAGCTGCTCAAGATCCTCTACGCAGATTGCATGATTAAC GGATGTGATGCGTCGATCCTGCTAGACGGGCCTCACACGGAGAAAAAAGCGATACAAGATCTAAGCGTCGATGGATTTAGACTTATCGACAAGATTAAGACGGTAGTCGATGACCGATGCAAAGGACCGGTGGTTTCCTGTGCTGATATTCTTAACCTTGCTGTTCGGGACGCCCTTCATCTG GCAGGGGCACCAGGTGCACCATCATATCCAGTGTACCTGGGTAGAAGGGACGGTCTAGGGTCAAATGCAGCATGGGTGGATCTACCATCACCCTCAATCTCTTCGGAAGGAGGCTTGGCATATTTCAGGTCCAAGGGTTTAGATGCACAGGATTATGTCACACTCCTAG GATCACATACAATAGGAAAAGCACACTGCTCATACATACGCAATCGTCTCTACAACTTCAACAAAACCGGTAAACCAGATCCAACAATGAGCAAATCCACGTTGGACAAACTCAGACGACAATGCCCTTCATCACTGAAGAAGGGCCAGGAGGATCCGACGGTCTTTCTGACTGACAAGTACGGTCCTAATTACACGTTCAGCAACGCCTACTACTCTAACGTACTATCGAAAGATTCAGTTCTTAGAGTTGATCAGCAGCTACTGTTCAACAAGAACACAAGCCCAAAAGTGCTTGAGTATGCGGGCAAATTTGAGGAGTTCCGGCAGGGATTTGCCCTATCGATGAGCAGGATGGGAGGCCTCAAAGTTTTGACAGGAAAGCAAGGGGAGATTCGCAGGAACTGCCGTTTCACAAACAAGAATAATCCCAAGATCAAGTAG
- the LOC105172002 gene encoding uncharacterized protein LOC105172002, protein MASSSGTYKEGSNQQGHGPASPYNGNSVHGEWGMPTFQHQQTISMDWTPEEQTILEEGLAKYASESNIIRYAKIAVQLKNKTVRDVALRCRWMTKKEISKRRKEDFSARKCKDRKEKVVDSLAKPSRLSIQSGFSHAPGMVSNCNDDTISYNDIAGITRQLLQQNAWAFKQISANLATHQIHENIGLLSQARDNILKILTNLNDMGPTMKKMPPLPKLNEELANSILPPTTFQIQ, encoded by the exons ATGGCTAGCTCAAGTGGGACTTATAAGGAAGGGAGTAATCAGCAGGGCCATGGCCCTGCCTCTCCTTACAATGGCAACTCCGTGCATGGAGAGTGGGGTATGCCAACTTTCCAGCACCAGCAGACCATCTCCATGGACTGGACTCCTGAGGAACAAACCATATTGGAGGAGGGTTTGGCCAA ATATGCCTCTGAGTCAAACATAATCCGCTATGCAAAGATTGCTGTGCAGCTAAAGAATAAGACGGTGCGAGATGTGGCATTGCGCTGCAGATGGATGACA aagaaagaaattagcaagagaagaaaagaggaTTTCAGTGCAAGGAAATGTAAAGATAGAAAG GAAAAGGTTGTTGATTCTTTGGCAAAGCCTTCTCGCTTATCCATCCAGTCGGGATTCTCTCATGCACCAGGAATGGTTTCTAATTGCAACGACGATACCATCTCATACAATG ACATTGCTGGGATCACCCGGCAGCTTCTTCAGCAGAATGCTTGGGCTTTTAAACAGATATCTGCAAATCTTGCCACTCATCAG ATACATGAAAACATTGGTCTTCTTAGTCAAGCTCGAGATaatatcttgaaaattttgaccAA CTTGAACGACATGGGCCCGACAATGAAGAAAATGCCTCCGCTTCCCAAACTGAACGAGGAGCTCGCCAACTCCATCCTCCCTCCCACAACGTTCCAAATCCAATGA